A single genomic interval of Spirosoma linguale DSM 74 harbors:
- a CDS encoding Carboxymethylenebutenolidase (PFAM: dienelactone hydrolase; BAAT/Acyl-CoA thioester hydrolase~KEGG: rec:RHECIAT_PA0000292 probable dienelactone hydrolase protein) yields the protein MSQINKEDLKQEVFDLYDDYAHNRIDRRDFMQKLSTYAVGGITVASLMGFLMPDYQGAIQVKEDDPRITSEYITYSSAKGGGSIKALLSKPANVKGKLGGIVVVHENRGLNPHIADVARRAALAGFVSIAPDALSPLGGYPGNDDDGRALQSKRDRNEMLEDFIAANDYLKTQKDCNGKVGVVGFCFGGWIANMMAVRLPDLSASVPFYGGQPTGDDVAKIKAPLLLHYGELDKGVNAGWPAYEAALKENHKEYTAYVYPNANHGFHNDTTPRYDKAAAELAWKRTIDFFKAKLA from the coding sequence ATGAGCCAAATCAATAAAGAAGACCTCAAACAGGAAGTGTTTGACCTGTATGATGACTATGCCCACAACCGGATCGACCGGCGCGACTTTATGCAAAAGCTGTCTACCTACGCTGTAGGTGGTATTACCGTAGCGTCTTTGATGGGATTTCTCATGCCTGATTATCAGGGTGCTATTCAGGTCAAAGAAGATGATCCCCGCATAACATCGGAGTATATTACGTATTCGTCGGCCAAGGGGGGCGGATCGATCAAAGCCCTACTGTCAAAACCAGCCAATGTAAAAGGTAAACTCGGTGGTATTGTTGTGGTACATGAAAACCGGGGGCTGAATCCACACATCGCCGATGTTGCCAGACGAGCAGCCTTAGCGGGGTTTGTTTCGATTGCCCCCGATGCGTTAAGTCCCTTAGGTGGCTATCCGGGTAATGACGACGATGGCCGTGCCCTGCAAAGTAAACGTGACAGGAATGAAATGCTGGAAGATTTTATAGCGGCCAATGACTATTTGAAAACCCAGAAAGACTGCAATGGCAAGGTTGGTGTTGTTGGCTTTTGCTTTGGTGGGTGGATTGCCAATATGATGGCTGTGCGGCTTCCTGATTTATCGGCTTCTGTTCCGTTTTATGGCGGTCAGCCGACGGGCGATGATGTGGCGAAAATAAAAGCTCCTCTACTGTTACATTATGGCGAGCTGGACAAAGGTGTTAACGCGGGTTGGCCTGCCTACGAAGCGGCCTTAAAAGAAAACCATAAAGAATACACGGCCTACGTATATCCGAATGCGAACCATGGCTTTCATAACGATACAACCCCACGTTACGACAAAGCCGCAGCCGAACTGGCCTGGAAGCGTACCATCGACTTCTTTAAAGCAAAACTAGCCTGA
- a CDS encoding pentapeptide repeat protein (PFAM: pentapeptide repeat protein~KEGG: dps:DP0533 MCBG protein (microcin resistance protein)), with product MDFCDQVFDQTTDEPQQWFRHSFEQCTFKNLDLSKVAFGGTSFVNCRFTDCNLGMAVLEGTKLDDVLFMDCKLNGVNFGQCNAFGFHVDFQTCQLDYASFFNRNLKKTRFVDCSLREARFLNCDLSGALFKNCNLELTVFATNTLTQTDFSSSYNLSLDPDQNKIRKTKFSLHSLPGLLNKYDIIVT from the coding sequence ATGGATTTTTGCGACCAGGTATTCGACCAGACTACGGACGAACCGCAGCAGTGGTTCCGCCACAGTTTTGAGCAATGTACCTTTAAAAACCTCGACCTGTCTAAAGTAGCATTCGGCGGTACGAGCTTCGTCAACTGCCGCTTCACCGACTGTAATCTGGGCATGGCAGTACTGGAGGGCACTAAGCTCGACGATGTGCTGTTTATGGATTGCAAGCTGAACGGGGTAAATTTCGGGCAATGCAACGCCTTCGGCTTCCATGTCGATTTTCAGACGTGCCAGCTCGATTACGCTTCATTTTTCAATCGAAACCTGAAAAAGACCCGATTTGTGGATTGCTCCCTGCGCGAAGCCCGTTTTTTAAACTGCGACCTGAGCGGGGCCTTGTTTAAAAACTGCAACCTCGAACTGACGGTATTTGCCACGAATACGCTGACGCAAACCGACTTTTCGAGTTCGTACAACCTGAGCCTGGACCCTGACCAAAACAAGATCAGAAAAACAAAGTTTTCGCTGCATAGCCTTCCCGGTTTGCTAAACAAATATGACATCATCGTTACCTAA
- a CDS encoding TPR repeat-containing protein (PFAM: TPR repeat-containing protein~SMART: Tetratricopeptide repeat~KEGG: dal:Dalk_3428 tetratricopeptide TPR_2 repeat protein): MLELTALTAFIGYIIYLRYYADQRSKAELEADRLREGITLYENDQYAQALAYFNNVIRTTPDSSVAYLYRARIYRSLGDTQAAIDDLNRGKSYDDTLAELHTESGQIHFQAHDYTTAFQDFDKAIFHSHGEVAEPYRWRGLTRQQLRQDMDAQQDMDKASRLDELGRRKALIQPPGKRAFIDRQLILNAGLTVMSGLILLYIIKKSPVIHWPYLWAAASAVGLGFLEPRKGWMLALVQVFLILVGYYGLVGPDPVSTHREVEVFSLFGSVGLTFAGSLIGSVLRKAYKA, from the coding sequence ATGCTTGAACTCACGGCACTCACTGCTTTTATTGGGTACATCATTTATTTACGCTACTATGCCGACCAGCGGTCTAAAGCCGAACTAGAAGCCGATCGGCTACGGGAAGGGATCACGCTTTATGAAAACGATCAGTATGCTCAAGCCCTTGCCTACTTCAACAACGTGATTCGTACAACGCCCGACTCGTCGGTGGCTTATCTCTACCGGGCTCGTATTTACCGGTCGCTGGGCGATACACAAGCAGCAATCGACGACCTGAATCGGGGAAAAAGTTACGATGACACCCTCGCCGAACTGCATACCGAAAGTGGGCAAATCCACTTTCAGGCCCATGACTATACAACTGCTTTTCAAGATTTCGACAAAGCAATTTTTCACTCCCACGGCGAAGTAGCTGAGCCCTACCGATGGCGTGGCTTAACCCGTCAGCAACTCCGGCAGGACATGGACGCTCAGCAGGACATGGACAAGGCCAGCCGACTGGATGAACTGGGTCGTAGAAAAGCCCTGATTCAGCCACCGGGCAAACGTGCCTTCATTGATCGGCAGCTTATATTGAACGCTGGTCTAACAGTTATGAGTGGTTTAATCCTGCTTTACATTATCAAAAAGAGTCCGGTTATTCACTGGCCCTATCTGTGGGCTGCGGCTTCGGCGGTTGGCCTCGGTTTTCTTGAGCCGCGAAAAGGATGGATGCTGGCGCTGGTTCAGGTATTTCTTATTCTGGTGGGCTATTATGGGCTGGTCGGTCCAGACCCCGTCAGTACGCACCGGGAGGTTGAAGTGTTCAGCCTGTTCGGTTCTGTCGGGCTTACGTTTGCCGGTAGCCTGATTGGCAGTGTCCTTCGAAAAGCTTACAAAGCTTGA
- a CDS encoding lipolytic protein G-D-S-L family (PFAM: lipolytic protein G-D-S-L family~KEGG: smt:Smal_2563 lipolytic protein G-D-S-L family): MPMRAKTSRRRFLKSSAFLGLASGSLPELAKGNARPDGQQKETGLVFLFQGDSITDGNRGRNTDPNHIMGHGYAYAIASRIGADFPERDFVFYNRGISGNKITDLQKRWQPDTLALKPDVLSILIGINDTGATINKPAEATTPEQFETIYRSLLDDCRRANPETLFVLGIPFVYPVGSRQDNWERWQSDTRNRQAVIRKLATEFNAVVVDYPAVLDQAIAQKNTEYWVWDGIHPTVFAHELMAREWIKQVSKRLKFLRKYRRSF, translated from the coding sequence ATGCCCATGCGTGCAAAAACCTCAAGACGTAGATTCCTGAAGTCGTCGGCTTTCCTTGGGCTGGCATCTGGTTCATTGCCAGAATTGGCTAAGGGCAATGCCCGACCTGATGGTCAACAAAAAGAAACCGGGCTTGTCTTCCTCTTTCAGGGCGATTCGATAACCGACGGTAACCGGGGCCGAAACACCGACCCAAACCACATTATGGGACATGGGTATGCCTACGCAATAGCCAGCCGAATCGGAGCTGATTTCCCGGAGCGGGATTTTGTCTTTTATAACCGGGGTATCAGCGGCAACAAAATTACGGACTTACAGAAGCGCTGGCAACCCGACACGCTGGCTCTCAAACCGGACGTGCTCAGTATATTGATCGGGATCAATGATACGGGAGCAACCATCAATAAACCCGCCGAGGCAACAACCCCGGAGCAGTTCGAAACGATCTACCGTAGTTTGCTTGATGACTGCCGACGGGCTAATCCAGAAACCCTCTTTGTATTGGGTATTCCGTTTGTGTACCCCGTGGGCAGTCGGCAGGATAACTGGGAGCGCTGGCAGAGTGACACCCGGAACCGGCAGGCGGTAATCCGGAAACTAGCGACCGAATTCAACGCCGTAGTGGTCGATTACCCCGCCGTTCTCGATCAGGCGATTGCGCAAAAGAATACGGAATACTGGGTGTGGGACGGTATTCACCCAACAGTATTTGCGCATGAACTGATGGCTCGCGAATGGATTAAGCAGGTAAGCAAGCGGCTGAAGTTCTTGAGGAAGTACAGACGCAGCTTTTAA
- a CDS encoding band 7 protein (PFAM: band 7 protein~SMART: band 7 protein~KEGG: pol:Bpro_1471 band 7 protein), with amino-acid sequence MMKFVRIQALQIGLVFKYGAYKQLLSPGQYWLWSNETVHVYNQGELLQNPPCDLSILLQYPDVADALDVLEVSDNEIVLQYEHGLFQTILRKGRWAFWKGVKQYQYIRADVSQLEIPATIDLVSLMPQPLSAYVRAFNVEAHEQGVLFIDWKFDRVLTAGTYYWWKNTTPIHVLKADMRQQQMEVSGQEILTKDKASLRLSFYVQYQVQDVVKALVENKDFDKQLYVLVQLALREYVGGFTLDELLDKKGEIAPFIVKATSAKAAQLGVELRTGGIRDIILPGDMRDIMNQVLMAEKKAQANVIMRREETASTRSLLNTAKLMEDNEMLWKLKEMEYVEKIADKISSISVSNSGSMVDQLKQILGRGN; translated from the coding sequence ATGATGAAATTTGTACGTATTCAGGCCCTCCAAATCGGGCTAGTGTTTAAGTATGGCGCTTATAAGCAACTGCTTTCGCCGGGCCAGTACTGGCTTTGGTCGAACGAGACAGTGCATGTCTATAATCAGGGCGAACTATTGCAGAATCCCCCCTGCGATTTGTCCATTCTGCTTCAGTATCCCGACGTGGCCGATGCGCTCGATGTACTGGAGGTGAGCGACAATGAAATCGTTCTGCAATATGAGCATGGGCTTTTTCAGACTATTCTGCGTAAAGGACGCTGGGCATTCTGGAAGGGCGTTAAGCAGTATCAGTATATACGGGCGGATGTGAGCCAGTTAGAGATACCAGCTACCATCGACCTGGTTTCGCTGATGCCACAACCGTTATCGGCCTATGTGCGAGCTTTTAACGTAGAGGCCCATGAACAGGGGGTACTGTTTATTGACTGGAAATTTGATCGGGTGTTAACGGCCGGAACGTATTACTGGTGGAAAAATACAACGCCCATTCATGTGCTTAAGGCCGATATGCGCCAGCAGCAAATGGAGGTCTCCGGGCAGGAAATCCTGACTAAAGACAAAGCGTCGTTACGCCTGAGCTTCTACGTCCAGTACCAGGTGCAGGATGTCGTTAAAGCATTAGTTGAGAATAAGGACTTCGATAAACAGCTCTATGTTTTGGTGCAACTAGCACTGCGTGAGTACGTTGGTGGATTTACGCTCGATGAATTGCTCGATAAGAAGGGAGAAATAGCGCCATTTATAGTTAAGGCTACGTCGGCCAAAGCTGCTCAATTGGGTGTCGAGCTTCGAACGGGCGGTATTCGCGACATCATCCTGCCCGGCGACATGCGCGACATCATGAACCAGGTGTTGATGGCCGAGAAGAAAGCACAGGCTAACGTCATCATGCGTCGGGAAGAGACCGCGTCGACCCGGAGTTTGCTGAATACGGCCAAGCTGATGGAGGACAACGAGATGCTGTGGAAGTTGAAAGAGATGGAGTATGTCGAGAAGATTGCGGATAAGATCAGTTCGATTTCTGTCTCGAACAGCGGTTCGATGGTCGACCAGCTCAAGCAGATTTTAGGGCGGGGGAATTGA
- a CDS encoding DSBA oxidoreductase (PFAM: DSBA oxidoreductase~KEGG: bac:BamMC406_0738 DsbA oxidoreductase) — protein MDVEIWSDIMCPFCYIGKRKFEQALNQFEHKEQINIVWKSFQLNPDMKTQPGKSINQYLAEVKGWSLAEAQRMNDHVTGMAREVGLSYDLNKAVVANSWDAHRLIQLAKQHGLGDAIEERLFRAYFTEGRDTSDHATLLELGTEIGLEATAVEQLLNSNQFADAVNRDVYEAQQVGARGVPFFVLNRRYAVSGAQQPETFLGALNTAWTEWENANSVLTDVQADGPACTPGEVC, from the coding sequence ATGGACGTAGAAATCTGGAGTGATATCATGTGCCCCTTTTGCTACATTGGCAAACGGAAATTCGAACAGGCTCTCAATCAGTTTGAGCACAAAGAGCAAATCAATATTGTCTGGAAAAGCTTTCAGCTGAATCCAGATATGAAAACCCAGCCTGGCAAGAGCATCAATCAGTATCTGGCCGAAGTAAAAGGCTGGAGCCTGGCCGAAGCCCAACGCATGAACGACCATGTCACTGGCATGGCGCGGGAAGTAGGACTATCCTACGACCTGAATAAAGCTGTAGTTGCCAACTCATGGGATGCCCATCGGCTCATTCAACTGGCTAAACAACACGGTCTGGGCGATGCTATTGAAGAACGGTTGTTCCGGGCTTATTTCACCGAAGGACGCGACACCTCCGACCATGCTACCCTGCTGGAGCTGGGCACCGAAATTGGTCTGGAGGCAACGGCCGTTGAGCAATTACTGAACAGCAACCAGTTTGCAGATGCCGTAAACCGGGATGTATATGAAGCGCAGCAGGTAGGAGCGCGGGGCGTACCGTTCTTCGTGCTGAATCGCCGGTACGCCGTTTCGGGTGCGCAACAACCCGAAACATTCCTGGGCGCTCTCAACACCGCCTGGACAGAATGGGAGAACGCTAATTCTGTGCTTACCGACGTGCAGGCAGACGGCCCTGCCTGTACACCCGGTGAGGTGTGCTAG
- a CDS encoding hypothetical protein (KEGG: ppd:Ppro_0494 helix-turn-helix, type 11 domain-containing protein): MPANRNALVRYKTLDACLRNRQRKWTLDDLIEKVSEALYEYEGLDKGISRRTVQADLQMMRSDKLGYFAPIVVIDKKYYTYEDPAYSITNIPLSDGDLSRMNEAVEVLKQFKGFSHFTALNEVVQKLEDHVYSTARKSAPVIDFEKNESLKGLHYLDELYQAVIQQHTLRIEYQSFSARLPQTFTFHVWWLKEFKNRWFAVGVCDSKQYTMNLALDRMLGITPAPDIDYIANQHLDPDVYYRDVIGVSVSARMRPAKVRLFVSQFHAPYVETKPLHQSQQVVERRPDGIVIQLTVQHNFELEKEILGFGEGMQVLEPERLRRVIIRRLQAGVDAYTKPETPVATDTQV, from the coding sequence GTGCCTGCTAACCGAAACGCCCTTGTTCGATACAAAACGCTGGATGCCTGTCTGCGCAACCGGCAACGCAAATGGACACTCGACGACCTGATCGAGAAAGTATCAGAAGCCTTGTATGAATACGAAGGGCTGGATAAAGGCATCAGTCGCCGTACCGTGCAGGCCGACCTTCAGATGATGCGTAGCGATAAGCTGGGGTACTTTGCGCCCATTGTTGTCATCGACAAAAAATATTACACCTACGAAGACCCGGCCTATAGCATCACCAACATACCCCTGTCGGATGGCGATCTGTCGCGGATGAACGAAGCGGTCGAAGTACTCAAGCAGTTCAAGGGATTCTCGCATTTTACGGCGCTCAATGAAGTGGTTCAGAAGCTGGAAGACCATGTGTATTCGACCGCCCGCAAGTCGGCCCCGGTTATTGACTTCGAGAAAAACGAGAGTTTAAAAGGGCTGCACTACCTGGATGAGCTGTATCAGGCCGTCATTCAGCAACATACACTCCGCATTGAGTACCAGTCGTTTTCGGCGCGGTTGCCCCAAACCTTTACGTTTCATGTGTGGTGGTTGAAAGAATTCAAGAACCGCTGGTTCGCGGTGGGTGTGTGTGATAGTAAACAGTATACCATGAACCTGGCTCTCGACCGTATGCTGGGCATAACGCCAGCACCAGACATTGACTATATCGCCAACCAACACCTGGACCCCGATGTGTATTACCGGGATGTGATTGGGGTGTCGGTCAGCGCACGGATGCGGCCGGCAAAGGTCAGGCTGTTTGTGAGCCAGTTTCACGCGCCTTATGTCGAGACCAAGCCACTACACCAATCGCAGCAGGTGGTTGAGCGCAGGCCCGATGGCATCGTTATCCAGCTCACAGTTCAGCACAATTTCGAGCTCGAAAAAGAAATTCTGGGGTTCGGTGAGGGGATGCAGGTGCTGGAGCCGGAACGTCTGCGCCGGGTTATTATCAGGCGGTTACAGGCGGGCGTGGATGCCTACACAAAACCGGAAACACCGGTAGCAACAGACACACAGGTTTGA